One Nitrospira sp. DNA window includes the following coding sequences:
- a CDS encoding Flavodoxin reductases (ferredoxin-NADPH reductases) family 1 — translation MTMTYLALTFTESVRRTQSAYYGQAFKIGDVPASDSLGAAETEFIAARDSFYLGTVSENGWPYIQHRGGPAGFLRVLNSTTLAFADYRGNRQLLTTGNLSFNDWVALFLMNYPKRERLKLLGHARLEDARAHPELVAQMPDPSMTARVERVVFIDVVSFDWNCTKHITPRYTPAEIEELAGPLRARIDELEAELRAVKAGATLVREHARALK, via the coding sequence ATGACGATGACATATCTTGCTCTTACATTCACCGAATCAGTGCGCCGGACGCAGTCCGCATACTATGGGCAGGCCTTCAAAATTGGGGATGTCCCAGCGAGTGATTCATTGGGCGCGGCGGAAACAGAATTCATTGCTGCTCGTGACAGCTTTTATTTGGGCACGGTGAGCGAAAATGGCTGGCCCTACATTCAGCATCGTGGCGGGCCAGCCGGATTTCTACGGGTTCTGAATTCGACGACCCTCGCGTTCGCCGACTATAGGGGGAATCGGCAATTACTCACTACGGGGAACCTCTCTTTCAATGACTGGGTCGCACTGTTCCTGATGAATTACCCGAAGCGCGAGCGGTTGAAGCTGCTCGGCCATGCCCGTCTAGAGGATGCTCGAGCCCATCCTGAGCTTGTAGCGCAGATGCCGGATCCAAGTATGACCGCTCGCGTGGAACGTGTGGTCTTTATTGATGTTGTGTCGTTCGACTGGAACTGTACAAAGCATATCACGCCACGGTACACGCCGGCAGAGATCGAAGAACTTGCCGGTCCGTTGAGGGCGCGGATCGACGAGCTCGAGGCGGAACTTCGCGCTGTGAAAGCAGGGGCGACTCTGGTAAGAGAACACGCTCGTGCTTTGAAGTGA
- a CDS encoding ABC transporter, substrate-binding protein (cluster 4, leucine/isoleucine/valine/benzoate) encodes MQPVSRRRFLQWSAMTGGALLFSDVGEYLLGLPRQRSAAYAAEPIKIGILDPLSSPYKTSSIHDVHGANVAVDLFNKRGGVLGRQVVIVEADDASNPDTALKVATKFIKEDRVDVLMGTFNGDCALTVSALAQKEDKLFMVTGAHLPELTGAACNSHTFVFMPNASMMSQAVVPHLVKAYGTRWYMVTTGTLDGKAMSQAMVTAGQAHGVEFVGETVMPFDSTEFTSALTAARDKHPTLIVLNLYGWDLVHALKAYTKLELTKEKIGVGGMIAGEQIGRPLGYADNAGIWGLIWDPKINTDGSKRFIQGVVEKYNHTPTSRCYLGYAAMTQILEAIQRAGTTEAHALIKALEGHEFDGLKEGRSYFRASDHQHVQDVLVGQAYGKELGLGHYKILATVPGDGIASSVQSPPCRL; translated from the coding sequence ATGCAGCCTGTCTCGCGAAGGCGTTTCTTGCAGTGGTCGGCCATGACCGGCGGTGCATTGCTCTTCAGCGATGTGGGTGAGTACCTGCTCGGATTACCTCGCCAAAGATCGGCGGCCTACGCCGCAGAGCCGATCAAGATCGGTATCCTCGATCCGCTATCGAGCCCCTATAAGACCTCGTCTATCCATGATGTCCATGGGGCCAATGTGGCGGTGGATCTTTTCAATAAACGCGGCGGTGTGTTGGGTCGGCAGGTCGTGATCGTAGAAGCGGACGATGCATCCAATCCGGACACGGCGCTGAAGGTCGCGACCAAGTTCATTAAGGAAGACCGTGTCGATGTGCTCATGGGTACCTTCAATGGTGACTGTGCCTTGACCGTCAGCGCCCTCGCACAGAAGGAAGACAAGCTGTTCATGGTGACGGGCGCCCATCTTCCTGAATTGACCGGAGCCGCGTGCAACTCACACACCTTCGTGTTCATGCCGAATGCCTCTATGATGTCACAGGCGGTCGTTCCACATCTGGTGAAGGCTTACGGCACCCGCTGGTACATGGTGACGACCGGCACATTGGACGGCAAAGCCATGTCCCAAGCTATGGTCACGGCCGGTCAGGCTCACGGGGTGGAATTTGTGGGTGAGACAGTGATGCCCTTCGATTCGACGGAGTTCACCTCGGCGCTGACAGCGGCAAGGGACAAGCATCCGACTCTCATTGTACTCAATCTCTATGGGTGGGACTTGGTTCATGCCTTGAAGGCCTACACGAAATTGGAATTGACGAAGGAGAAGATCGGCGTGGGTGGAATGATCGCGGGTGAACAAATTGGCCGTCCCCTCGGTTATGCCGACAATGCCGGCATCTGGGGGCTGATTTGGGACCCGAAGATCAACACCGACGGATCCAAACGGTTCATTCAGGGCGTGGTCGAGAAGTACAACCACACACCGACCTCACGCTGCTATCTTGGCTATGCCGCCATGACGCAGATTCTTGAAGCCATCCAGCGAGCCGGCACTACAGAGGCCCATGCGCTCATCAAGGCTCTGGAAGGGCATGAGTTCGACGGTCTGAAGGAAGGGCGATCCTACTTTCGGGCCTCCGACCATCAGCATGTGCAGGATGTGCTTGTGGGACAGGCTTACGGGAAGGAACTGGGGCTCGGCCACTATAAGATTCTGGCCACGGTTCCTGGTGACGGCATCGCGTCGAGCGTGCAGAGCCCTCCTTGCCGACTGTAA
- a CDS encoding Outer membrane porin F — MRRATWTLIVLGSLAAGCETTPRVQSIASNPSPVETKLLALQQEREQLLVTLGEFHDRNRDLESKLADREIQPVAASYDQILSAKEAELADLRKLTPERDRLSGQLAAATNELNQARQRVATLEQQIASREKDLADLRKLAPERDRLTGQLIATTGELNQARQRITTLEQQIASREKDLAALQTHATVVANLEGARRRITELETQVARQDNDLRTLRAGTTERDSLTAQLQTATATIGSLKTRVAALDQQLREREQAFDTTRSRLMEREKERSKLVPQYNAMVAEVYQARHRIAALEQQVNEKTGALLARQKGGQFANAQRGGDSTNQRLAPAEQPPANSGSGAESQRVPPAVRATVSSESGTHPRDLGQPKPSPGEVAGQASPEKPTATGKDDGRNGIPTQGPTSQSDTRKGSVAAMKEELLKVLPGDAEHRAITVKQDGNRLTVALGASWLFTPGDAALTPEGMTTLKRIGTLLGQLSDKFVQVAGHTDNQAINKALQKTFPDNKALSWARAENARRALINGGMPADRTKAVGLADSKPVASNATEQGRQKNRRLELVIVQGPAVAAAPPETTRNSAQLAAFGPSH; from the coding sequence ATGAGACGAGCTACATGGACGCTCATTGTTCTCGGTTCCCTTGCCGCAGGATGTGAAACCACCCCTCGGGTTCAGTCCATCGCATCGAACCCATCACCGGTGGAGACGAAACTCCTGGCCCTTCAACAGGAGCGGGAGCAGTTGCTGGTCACGTTGGGGGAATTCCATGACCGCAATCGCGACCTCGAAAGCAAGCTGGCGGATCGCGAGATCCAACCGGTCGCTGCGTCCTATGACCAAATACTGAGCGCCAAAGAAGCCGAACTCGCCGACCTGAGGAAACTCACCCCTGAACGTGACAGACTCTCCGGACAATTGGCTGCGGCGACCAACGAATTGAATCAGGCGCGTCAACGCGTCGCGACGCTCGAACAACAGATCGCGTCGCGAGAAAAAGACCTCGCCGACCTGAGGAAGCTCGCCCCGGAACGCGATAGACTCACCGGGCAACTGATTGCCACGACCGGCGAATTGAACCAGGCACGTCAGCGCATCACGACCCTCGAACAACAGATCGCTTCGCGAGAAAAGGACCTGGCAGCCCTCCAGACCCATGCGACAGTCGTCGCCAATCTTGAGGGAGCCAGGCGGCGGATTACGGAGCTGGAAACACAGGTCGCCCGTCAAGACAACGACCTTCGCACCCTTCGCGCCGGAACCACTGAGCGGGACAGCCTCACGGCCCAGCTGCAAACCGCCACCGCAACGATCGGATCCTTGAAAACCCGCGTCGCTGCGCTCGATCAACAGCTCAGGGAACGAGAACAGGCGTTTGACACGACTCGCTCTCGGCTCATGGAACGGGAAAAAGAACGGAGCAAGTTGGTTCCCCAATACAACGCCATGGTCGCGGAAGTCTATCAGGCGAGGCATCGCATCGCAGCCCTCGAACAGCAGGTGAACGAAAAGACCGGAGCACTACTCGCACGACAAAAAGGCGGCCAGTTCGCCAACGCACAACGGGGCGGGGACTCCACCAATCAACGCCTCGCTCCTGCCGAACAACCGCCTGCGAACAGCGGCTCGGGAGCCGAATCGCAGCGAGTGCCCCCCGCCGTCCGCGCGACAGTCTCGTCCGAGTCTGGCACACACCCTAGAGACCTCGGCCAGCCCAAACCGTCGCCCGGCGAGGTGGCAGGACAGGCCTCCCCTGAGAAGCCTACCGCAACCGGAAAAGATGATGGACGCAACGGCATTCCGACACAAGGACCGACCTCCCAATCGGATACTCGAAAGGGAAGCGTCGCCGCCATGAAGGAGGAACTCCTCAAAGTGCTGCCGGGCGACGCGGAACACAGGGCCATCACCGTCAAACAGGACGGAAACCGGTTGACCGTTGCGTTGGGAGCCAGCTGGCTGTTCACACCAGGTGATGCCGCGCTGACGCCGGAAGGTATGACCACGCTGAAGCGGATCGGCACGCTGTTGGGACAGCTCTCGGACAAGTTCGTACAGGTGGCAGGACATACGGATAATCAAGCGATCAACAAAGCGCTGCAGAAAACCTTCCCGGACAACAAAGCGCTCTCCTGGGCACGTGCAGAAAATGCCCGCCGGGCATTGATCAACGGCGGAATGCCGGCCGACAGGACCAAGGCCGTGGGCCTGGCCGACTCGAAGCCAGTCGCTTCAAACGCCACCGAACAGGGCCGCCAGAAAAACCGCCGACTGGAACTGGTCATCGTCCAAGGCCCCGCCGTCGCCGCGGCGCCCCCTGAAACAACCCGTAACAGTGCGCAGCTCGCAGCGTTCGGCCCCTCTCACTAG
- a CDS encoding OmpA domain protein yields the protein MKDVRIVPMVLTALLAAACAAPHAPNDSASRALNEMKAVARPIPPKPDPREGTIADLQRQNAERDAELDRLRSSLTGDLDRAKTRIGELESQIGQRDRELSSLRSAAGDKDRLAGQLSDTERQLSAKDSELAALRTSAGDKDRLAAELAALQGQLSSKDQELAALKGSAGDRDRLSSELASAKQRIADLERQLELRDHELAALKGAAGEREKLVADLAAAKQRAADLDSELARRDQEMAGLKGALDQQKTTLAQAKDDLSKLLQAEVAKGNVTMKQLGDQLTLGLATTLLFDSGEATLKPGGVDVLHRIGGVLKQYPDRTIHVAGHTDNVPIRGALAKKFPTNLELSQARAESARQALTDGGMAVEKIEALGHADSRPIASNSTAEGRQKNRRVEIVVKH from the coding sequence ATGAAAGACGTTCGTATCGTTCCCATGGTACTGACTGCGCTGCTTGCCGCAGCCTGTGCGGCGCCCCATGCGCCCAACGACTCGGCCAGCAGGGCCCTGAATGAAATGAAGGCGGTCGCACGGCCGATTCCGCCGAAGCCGGATCCGCGAGAAGGCACCATCGCCGACCTGCAGCGCCAGAACGCTGAGCGTGACGCGGAACTGGACCGGCTTCGCTCCTCCTTGACGGGGGATCTCGACCGGGCCAAGACCCGCATCGGCGAACTTGAATCTCAGATCGGCCAGCGCGATCGCGAATTATCCTCGCTTCGCAGCGCGGCGGGCGACAAGGATCGGTTGGCCGGCCAACTGTCCGACACCGAACGCCAGCTCTCAGCCAAAGACAGCGAACTCGCCGCGTTGCGGACGAGTGCCGGAGACAAGGACCGCCTCGCTGCGGAGTTGGCCGCGTTACAAGGGCAACTGTCTTCGAAAGATCAGGAACTTGCCGCCCTCAAGGGCAGCGCCGGCGATCGAGATCGTCTCTCTTCCGAACTCGCATCGGCGAAACAACGCATTGCCGACCTCGAACGTCAATTGGAGCTCAGGGATCACGAGCTGGCGGCATTGAAAGGCGCCGCGGGCGAACGGGAAAAACTCGTGGCCGACCTGGCGGCGGCCAAACAACGGGCCGCAGACCTGGACAGCGAACTCGCGCGAAGAGACCAGGAAATGGCCGGCCTGAAAGGCGCCCTTGATCAACAGAAGACCACCCTCGCGCAGGCCAAAGACGACCTGTCGAAACTCCTCCAGGCCGAAGTCGCGAAGGGCAACGTGACCATGAAACAGCTGGGCGACCAGCTCACCCTCGGCCTGGCCACGACGCTGCTCTTCGATTCCGGCGAAGCGACGCTCAAGCCGGGAGGGGTGGACGTCCTGCACCGCATCGGCGGCGTACTGAAGCAATATCCCGACCGTACGATCCATGTGGCAGGCCACACGGACAACGTGCCGATCCGGGGAGCCTTGGCCAAAAAGTTCCCGACCAATTTGGAACTTTCCCAAGCGCGCGCCGAAAGCGCGCGGCAAGCGCTGACCGACGGCGGCATGGCCGTGGAAAAGATTGAAGCCCTGGGTCATGCCGACAGTCGGCCGATCGCCAGCAATTCGACGGCCGAAGGACGGCAAAAAAATCGCCGGGTCGAAATCGTCGTCAAGCACTAA
- a CDS encoding Large-conductance mechanosensitive channel — translation MSMLGEFKEFAVKGNVLDMAVGVIIGGAFGKIVSSVVSDILMPPLGLLLGKVDFSSLFIPLTEEAKGKSLAAAKAAGAATINYGVFLQTVLDFTILAFVIFMVVKQMNRFKKEAPPGPLPAPPKEEVLLTEIRDLLKNQRR, via the coding sequence ATGAGCATGCTGGGTGAGTTCAAAGAATTTGCCGTGAAGGGCAACGTGCTCGACATGGCCGTGGGGGTCATCATCGGCGGCGCGTTCGGGAAAATCGTGTCGTCCGTCGTCAGCGATATTTTGATGCCTCCCCTCGGCCTCCTGCTGGGCAAGGTCGACTTCTCGAGTCTGTTTATCCCCTTGACCGAGGAGGCCAAGGGGAAATCGTTGGCGGCGGCCAAAGCCGCCGGAGCAGCCACCATCAACTACGGCGTCTTCCTGCAAACCGTGCTCGATTTTACGATTCTCGCCTTCGTGATTTTCATGGTGGTCAAGCAAATGAACCGTTTCAAAAAAGAAGCCCCTCCCGGACCGCTTCCCGCCCCGCCCAAGGAAGAAGTGTTGCTCACGGAAATTCGGGATCTCTTGAAGAATCAACGCCGTTGA
- a CDS encoding Potassium efflux system KefA protein / Small-conductance mechanosensitive channel has translation MSLANLVTQYIVQYGFRIMGAVVVFIVALFAAKSVGRLFERWLNQQDLEPPLRLLFLRLVKALVVILGLLIALDQLGLQIAPLIAGLGVAGLGVGLALQGVLSNVVAGLSIIFTKPYRVGEHVALLGVHGDVAKIDIFTTTLLHPDRSRIVIPNRKVVGEILHNFGSVRQLDLSVGVSYRTDIPKTLRILRELLERHPQVLREPAPVVGVVSFGDSAVMISVRPWVAVAHVGSAQAEINQAILEQFRQEGIDIPFPQQEVRLLTQT, from the coding sequence ATGTCGTTGGCGAACCTGGTCACTCAATATATCGTGCAGTACGGCTTCCGGATCATGGGAGCCGTCGTCGTCTTCATTGTCGCCCTGTTCGCCGCCAAATCGGTCGGCCGGCTCTTCGAACGATGGCTCAATCAGCAGGATCTCGAGCCGCCCCTGCGCCTCCTGTTCCTGCGTCTCGTCAAGGCCCTGGTGGTCATCCTGGGTCTCCTCATCGCGCTGGATCAGCTCGGCCTGCAAATCGCCCCGCTGATCGCAGGACTCGGGGTGGCAGGACTCGGCGTGGGCCTCGCCCTGCAAGGCGTCTTGAGCAATGTGGTAGCCGGTCTGTCGATTATCTTCACGAAACCCTACCGGGTCGGGGAACATGTGGCGCTGCTGGGCGTCCACGGCGACGTCGCGAAGATCGATATCTTCACCACCACCCTCCTGCATCCGGACCGTTCCCGCATCGTCATTCCCAATCGAAAAGTCGTCGGCGAAATCCTCCACAATTTTGGATCGGTGCGGCAACTCGATTTGTCCGTCGGCGTGTCCTATCGGACCGATATCCCGAAGACCCTGCGGATTCTTCGCGAACTCCTGGAGCGGCATCCGCAGGTCCTGAGAGAGCCGGCGCCGGTGGTCGGGGTCGTGAGTTTTGGGGATTCCGCCGTCATGATTTCCGTTCGTCCCTGGGTGGCGGTCGCTCACGTCGGTTCTGCTCAAGCGGAAATCAATCAGGCGATTCTCGAACAGTTCCGGCAAGAGGGTATCGACATCCCCTTCCCACAGCAGGAAGTGCGCTTGCTGACCCAAACCTGA
- a CDS encoding DNA polymerase III subunits gamma and tau has product MDYQVSARKYRPGTFDDVIGQGHVVQTLMNSIATKRIAHAFLFSGTRGVGKTTVARILAKALNCEQGPTGTPCNTCANCVEITQGTSVDVVEIDGASNTGVDDVREIRENVKFTPFRGQYRVYIIDEVHMLSNSAFNALLKTLEEPPAHVVFIFATTEIHKIPATILSRCQHYNFRRISKAEIARRLRHVAEQDGLTIEDRSLMALARASEGSMRDGLSLLDQIIAFGGKAIRHQDLETLLGAVPQERVRAMVEAVIEQDSPKALQVIAGLLDQGHDLRAYCADLVEYVRNMLVAAVVPSGPELRGLIEASEEDLTQLADDAQRFTVEQLQELFRLCAAAEDSLRTSVHPRFVLETAAVRATRLLRASDGPAASIGLASQPGAAASTGRGSAQSQASSQSPDRPAQPGAMRGDSPKGNQEAGKKAPAVSGGPARAPSVVRPPEAAAPGKIPAPRTVPPSIAPLPSEPVRQEREATSPSEVSPAAVDVNWEQFQEAVTANHPNIAPFLEMGRLVGMEGSLITLGFAKQATTARSMLEKEDNLRALATLGERLYGCPLRIRIVEVAEQEPGSAPTMKQLRVAKEQEQRLILTQRAKAHPLVKQALEMFGGDLAEVRTTAPVQEVQE; this is encoded by the coding sequence TTGGATTATCAGGTCTCAGCCCGCAAATACCGGCCGGGGACGTTCGATGATGTGATCGGGCAGGGCCACGTCGTGCAGACGTTGATGAACTCGATCGCCACGAAACGGATCGCCCACGCCTTTCTGTTCTCCGGCACGCGCGGCGTCGGCAAGACGACGGTGGCGCGGATCTTGGCCAAGGCGCTCAATTGCGAACAGGGACCGACGGGAACGCCCTGCAACACCTGTGCGAATTGTGTGGAGATTACGCAGGGGACGTCGGTCGATGTGGTCGAGATCGACGGGGCGTCGAACACCGGCGTCGACGATGTCCGCGAAATTCGCGAGAACGTCAAATTCACTCCATTCCGGGGGCAGTATCGGGTCTACATCATCGACGAAGTGCACATGCTCTCCAACTCGGCGTTCAATGCGTTGTTGAAGACGCTGGAGGAGCCTCCCGCTCACGTTGTGTTCATCTTCGCGACGACGGAAATTCATAAGATTCCCGCCACCATCCTTTCGCGCTGCCAACATTACAACTTCCGCCGCATCTCCAAAGCCGAGATTGCGCGGCGGCTTCGCCATGTCGCAGAGCAAGACGGGCTGACCATCGAGGACCGCAGTCTGATGGCCCTGGCGCGCGCCAGCGAAGGCAGCATGCGGGATGGGCTCAGTCTGCTGGATCAAATCATTGCGTTCGGCGGCAAGGCGATTCGCCATCAGGATCTCGAAACCCTGCTGGGCGCGGTGCCTCAGGAGCGGGTGCGGGCCATGGTCGAGGCGGTGATCGAACAGGATAGTCCCAAGGCATTGCAGGTGATCGCCGGGTTGTTGGATCAAGGCCATGATCTGCGCGCCTACTGCGCCGACCTGGTGGAGTATGTGCGGAACATGCTGGTGGCGGCGGTGGTGCCGTCAGGACCGGAATTGCGCGGGCTCATCGAGGCGTCGGAAGAAGATCTGACTCAGCTGGCCGACGATGCGCAGCGGTTCACCGTCGAGCAACTACAAGAATTGTTTCGGCTCTGTGCGGCGGCAGAAGACAGTTTGCGGACGAGCGTCCATCCGCGATTTGTGTTGGAAACGGCGGCGGTGCGAGCCACCCGCCTCTTGCGAGCTTCCGATGGTCCGGCGGCATCGATCGGCCTGGCTTCTCAACCGGGTGCAGCTGCCTCCACCGGCCGAGGGAGCGCCCAATCGCAAGCCTCTTCGCAGTCGCCTGACCGGCCGGCGCAACCGGGTGCGATGAGGGGCGACAGCCCCAAGGGAAACCAAGAGGCCGGGAAGAAGGCCCCTGCCGTGAGCGGCGGGCCGGCAAGGGCTCCATCAGTCGTTCGCCCTCCTGAAGCAGCCGCCCCTGGCAAGATTCCAGCGCCCCGGACGGTGCCTCCGTCGATCGCCCCGCTTCCATCTGAGCCGGTTCGGCAGGAACGTGAGGCGACGTCCCCTTCCGAGGTATCGCCTGCTGCAGTAGACGTGAACTGGGAGCAATTCCAAGAGGCAGTGACGGCGAATCATCCGAATATCGCGCCGTTTCTTGAAATGGGACGGTTGGTCGGGATGGAAGGGTCGTTGATCACGTTGGGGTTTGCCAAGCAAGCGACTACAGCGCGATCGATGCTGGAAAAGGAAGACAATCTTCGAGCGTTGGCGACGCTTGGGGAACGGCTCTATGGTTGTCCGTTACGAATCAGAATCGTCGAGGTCGCGGAACAGGAACCGGGGAGCGCCCCCACGATGAAGCAGCTGCGGGTTGCGAAGGAGCAAGAGCAACGCCTGATCTTGACCCAGCGGGCCAAGGCTCATCCCCTGGTCAAACAAGCCCTGGAGATGTTCGGCGGAGACCTGGCGGAGGTTCGGACGACCGCTCCGGTGCAGGAGGTGCAGGAATGA
- a CDS encoding Nucleoid-associated protein YaaK — protein MKNPFGNMSNILKQAQAMQEQMAKVQEQAAAKTVSGTAGGGIVTVTVNGAMDLLSVKIDPEVVKAGDVDMLQDLVVAAGNDALKKSREMMAEEMKAVTGGMKIPGLF, from the coding sequence ATGAAGAATCCGTTTGGAAACATGTCCAACATTTTGAAACAGGCTCAGGCCATGCAGGAACAGATGGCCAAGGTTCAGGAACAGGCGGCGGCCAAGACCGTGTCAGGAACCGCAGGCGGCGGGATCGTGACGGTGACGGTCAATGGAGCCATGGACCTGTTGAGCGTGAAGATCGATCCGGAGGTCGTGAAGGCCGGCGATGTCGATATGCTGCAGGATTTGGTGGTCGCCGCCGGCAACGATGCGCTGAAAAAGTCGCGCGAGATGATGGCTGAGGAAATGAAGGCCGTGACCGGCGGGATGAAGATTCCCGGCCTCTTTTGA
- a CDS encoding Recombination protein RecR, translated as MYSMSVDQQGLLAKLVRELVRLPGIGQKSAQRLAFHLLKAERDDALRLAEAIQAVKDGLSFCRQCRNIAEGELCEFCRDQKRDRSKILVVEEPSTLYAIERAGGYRGLYHVLLGTLSPLDGVGPSDIRAEELLDRVKAGGVEEVIVATNPTIEGEATAIYLTRLLKPHHVRVSRIAYGIPVGMDIEYADEVTLVKSIEGRRDL; from the coding sequence ATGTACAGCATGAGTGTTGATCAGCAAGGACTGTTGGCGAAGCTGGTGCGAGAACTCGTGCGATTGCCCGGCATCGGGCAAAAAAGCGCGCAGCGGCTGGCCTTTCATTTGTTGAAGGCGGAACGGGACGATGCTTTGCGCTTGGCCGAGGCGATTCAGGCCGTGAAGGACGGGTTGTCGTTTTGTCGCCAATGCCGCAATATCGCCGAAGGGGAACTCTGCGAGTTCTGCCGGGACCAAAAGCGGGATCGGAGCAAGATCCTCGTGGTCGAGGAACCGAGCACGCTCTATGCCATCGAACGGGCCGGGGGGTATCGAGGCCTGTATCACGTCCTGCTCGGGACCCTGTCGCCTCTGGATGGCGTCGGGCCCTCGGACATTCGTGCCGAGGAATTGCTCGACCGGGTCAAGGCGGGAGGAGTGGAAGAGGTCATCGTCGCCACCAACCCCACCATCGAGGGCGAAGCGACCGCCATCTATTTGACCAGGTTGCTGAAGCCGCACCACGTGCGGGTCTCTCGGATTGCCTATGGAATTCCCGTCGGAATGGACATCGAGTACGCGGACGAAGTCACCCTTGTGAAGTCGATCGAAGGCAGGCGGGATCTCTGA
- a CDS encoding RNA polymerase-binding transcription factor DksA, producing MKTPAKKTTTERRKPAKPNGVKYPDILRDLEGQRAAILAEAGVVLTNPTGLEIFPDVSDQASAEADQHFSFRIRERERKLLKKIDEALNRLATQTYGICERCNGDIPYKRLKARPVTTLCIECKTNQEEEEKSRR from the coding sequence ATGAAGACTCCTGCGAAGAAGACCACGACAGAGCGACGGAAGCCCGCCAAGCCGAATGGGGTGAAATATCCCGACATCTTGCGGGACCTTGAGGGCCAACGCGCGGCAATTTTGGCGGAAGCCGGAGTGGTGTTGACGAATCCGACCGGTTTGGAAATTTTTCCGGACGTGAGCGACCAGGCTTCAGCCGAGGCAGACCAACACTTTTCTTTTCGTATTCGAGAGCGGGAACGGAAACTGCTCAAAAAGATCGACGAAGCGCTGAATCGCCTCGCAACACAGACCTACGGCATTTGCGAGCGCTGCAACGGCGATATCCCCTACAAGCGCCTGAAAGCTCGTCCGGTCACCACGCTCTGTATCGAGTGCAAGACAAATCAGGAAGAAGAAGAGAAGTCTCGCCGTTGA